TTGGTTCAGGACTTCAGATTCCAGTTGGCTGTTgatgctccagtagatggcctGTGAACACACAGCAGCATTAAGTGGACCCAGTGGGATGAAAAAGTACAGAAGTTGGGAGGGAAGGGCGTGGGAATATGGGAGAAGTCGGAGGGAGGAGTGGATTTGATgaaaacatgcatgcatgaaattctcaatttTTAGCCTACAAAGTATGAACCCAGTGAGTACATTTTCtgcttttgtcattttgtttatcTGGCTTAAAGCAAAGGCTTTATTATGCAAAAAAACCTGTGTACAAACAaatctgaacttttaaaattgaattactTTTCAAGTATTTGCTATTTCAATGAAATGTAAAGTCTCGTGGAGCTTCTTGGTTAACTTTGAACTAATATATTCTAAGTATCTAGAAGTAGTAATGTTCACGGTAATAGTATGCTCAGTAGAATAGGTAACACTTATGGCTGGAAATTAAAGTCTCAGAAGATAAGCATTTAACAATCACAGTGGGGCATGACAATGTTTTTTTCTCGGCATAGCAGGCTAGAAATCATTTAGTAAAActgaaaacattgttttaattgACCTTTATTTGTATCTGAAGTGTctggatgggtgttttgcatgcactTATGTATGTgcattgctgtggaacaatccttttctacactatgaggGACAGGAAACGTCCATTTACAAAGcatcacaagcctttaatcccagcacttgggaggcagagcctggcggatctttgtgagttcgaggccagcctggtctacagagcgagatccaggaaaggcgcaaagctacacagagaaaccctgtctcgaaaaaccaaaaaaaaaaaaaaaaaaaaaaaaaaaaacccgcatcACAAGCATGcaatacctgcagaggccagaagagggcattgggtcttctggaactagaactacagacagttgtgagctgtcatatggatgctgggaaccaaaccctggtcctttggaagaatagccagtgctcttaaccactggaccatttctctagtcccctgcaaacctttattttaaaatttattattttaatagtatgtatgtgtgggtctCTTTGTAAGCATGTGAGAGCTGGTGTCTTCTCAGCAGAGGACAGAAgggtcagatgccctggagctggagttgtaggtgatTGCACACTGCCAACATGGGTCTTGAGAACAGGACTCGAGaacctgctcttaactgctgagccatcgctccagcccccaaactaaatattttaagtcaagtttaaataaaaggaaactcAGTTTTCTAGTTATGTCTAAATTGAGAAAACAAGAtttctatttgcttttctttgttggatcaCTAGTTTCTTCTTACCTAGTGATAGTTAGTTGTAGAGGTTTAAAACTTATCCAGAAGGTGAGTTTTAATGAGAATGGTGATAAATTATGATTTTTCTCATCCGTGTAGTTTAGCTACACAAGTGTTTACTAAGTTTGTTACAGAAAGACCACTATGTGCTGATTCTGGAAATAACAAACGTTTCCCAACATGCTCCATTCCTACGATATTAAAGTCCTCCTTGCATGCACACGGGATTGGATATTGCAATTTTGACATAAGCCACAGAACTTTCTTCAGAGTGTTGATCCCAAAAACAAAGTGATGGTAGCAAAGCTTTAACGTTCTTCTttaggaaggttttgtttttcttctgaatgAAACTTCATTGTGACTTGCTCTGCTATCATGAGAGCTATGGGAGACAACAGTATTCTCTGAGGGAGTCTGGTTCTGCACATTGTTCCTTTTAGATGCTGTTGATGGGAGCTATTCATAGGAAGGACTAGCCTCCTTTTCTGTgatgcctctgccctcccctgggAGCAGAAGGTGCTAAATTGCCATTCTGAGATCCCAGAGGTTCTTGCTGCCCTTCCGACTTAAAGTCAGTGATGACCTGTTTTCTGAAACAAGTATATCCAGCCTCCCTTGGGAATGTTACAAGGCCACCCTACgcaagttggaaaaaaaaaaatgaacacatctTTCTAGTGCATCCTTCAGGATAAAAAGAGTTGATTTAATTTGTGAAGTCTTTAGGTACGCTTCACTGAAGACAGAAGACAAGCCAACCTAGAAATAGGGAATAAGAAAACTAAATGTTTGGATAACACAAAGCTGGAGAGCGACAGCTTCTTCCATCACCTTAAAAATAATAACCACAAAGACAGAAACTGAACAAACCTCTGTGTTAAGTCAGAACTCCCTGATGTGGTTTCCTGGGTCTCACGCAGTTGTGAGGGAGAGGTATCATTCACAACATTGGAGCTGTAGAGGCCACTAAAATGTGTAACATTCACTCAGTTGCCCTTGGGCCTCTGCCTAGGGCTTTCTGAACGTGGTATGAATTATTTTGCCTCAGGATTCAGTCCCTCAGACTTAAGTGGTCTTGTTACTTGTCCATTCATCCCCCATCTCTGGACCTAGAAGAGGATTGGAATCTGGAATCTGTCAACACTCAGCGAAGATTTGCGATCTAAGGTTAAGACGCTTCAACTGTTGAGCTCACTTTTCTTTATAGGCAATGCGTCCCTAACAAATGTCTTTACACCaacagaaagggggggggggatcccaggcagaaatataaaataaaatgaagtgtcTGCCCCAGAACTTAGAAGGTATGGCATCATAAcatctttgtgatttttaaagttttgcaaATCCTGCAGGTTTTATTCATTAGGAAAAACAGATACTGAAGGTCTCTTTCCCCATGACTTGGAAATACATGACAGCATAACCTGTCAGAACTCTATGGAAAAGTATTCAGTCAGTCCCAGCTAAGTATTTGCCGTCTGATGGAGTGGGCTTGAAATTTCCATGATTCTGCATTTGATATTCATCAGGAACATGAGTTCATTCATCTGGGAGTTGGCAAGCCAATTAAAAGagatttgtgtattttttaaaattttattcttcctAACGTGGCTTGTAACAGTtctcaagtttgatttttatgatttaaaaaaaaacccactttaggtaaaaagtagttttaatttacaaaGTAAAGTTAGGAGAATAGAGGCTGGAGGTTTACATCGAGAGGGTGGATATGGAAGTGCAGAGATGAAGTAAAGAGCAGAACTCTAGAAGCTGTACCAGTTCTAAAGTGTCTGCATGCCGCGGTCGCCTTGCACAGCGCTCCAGAAAAAGCTCACCTGCAAATCCCTGCGCGGGCTAAGAGTGGCAGGATTCCTAAAGAGGCCAACAGGCTCTGCTCTCTACAGCTAGAAAGCCAGAGAAAGTGGCGTCGCCTTCCCGGCTGCAAGCCTCTGCCACCTGTTCGCGTCGGACCCCTAGGGGTCGTTCCCGCTGCCTGAGACCTATTTTTCCAGCAAAGTCCACAGAGATTTGAGTCTCCGAGCCAGTCGGCCTGCGTTGTCCCGCGGACTCAGCCAGGACTGGCCCGGTGGCAGCAGCGGCGTAGCATCCGCAGGGACCTCCAGCTCCCGCCGCTCGCCCGTGGGCAATCCCCTGCGTCCGTACTGGTGCCCTCCGTCCCTCGCTGCCACCCGAGCTCGCTTCCCTGGTGCGCCCGCCGCCTGGCAGCTTCCCCGTGGCTGCACAATCCGGGTTCGGAGTTTTAAGATTCCCGCCTTGCACGCTCGCGCCACCCTCccccactttaatttttttttttttctcttctttctttctttcctcttttaactTTCTCCCCAGCTGCGCTCTTGCTAAGCCGGGGCTCAGCGTTCGCCGCGGCCCTCTCCGCCGCCATCTCTCCAGGTTGCATCTGGCGAGGATTCCGAGAGCAGCTCGGCGCGGCGGCCCGGGGTGGGGTGCTCGCCCACGGGAGAAgccgcggggcggggcggggcggcggcgccCAGGGCGGGGAGGAGCAGCCTCCCGCACGGCGGAGCCCGGGCTCGGCAGCCCAGCCGCTCCCAGCGTCGGGGCGGCGGGCGATCGGCCGAGGCGATGGCAGGCGGGCGGCGAGCTCCGGGGGACGGGCGCGGGGCGCGGAGCGCGCGGGGCGGGGGCCGGCTCGGGGAGCCCCGGGGTGCGGGACGCTCTGAGGCGACCGTGGCACCGGGGAGCCGGGCCTCGGCAGCGCCGCCGCCGGGGGCGTCGCCGGCCTCGGCCCCTTTGTTCTCGCGCGCGCCCCCTCGCCGCCCACTCCCCTGCTgtcgcgcggcggcggcggcggcggcggcggcggcggtggtggcggcggcggcggcggctcctccCGCCCGAGGCAGTCGAGCTCCGCGCCgggggcgggagggggcggggagcgCGCCAGCCGGGGAGAGTGGGGGGCGATGGCGAAGCTCAGGGTGGCTTACGAGTACACGGAAGCCGAAGACAAGAGCATCCGGCTCGGCTTGTTCCTCATCATCTCCGGCGTCGTGTCGCTCTTCATCTTCGGCTTCTGCTGGCTCAGTCCCGCGCTGCAGGATCTGCAAGCCACGGCGGCCAACTGCACGGTGCTGTCGGTGCAGCAGATCGGCGAGGTGTTCGAGTGCACCTTCACCTGTGGCACCGACTGCAGGGGCACCTCGCAGTACCCCTGCGTCCAGGTATACGTCAACAACTCCGAGTCCAACTCCAGGGCGCTGCTACACAGCGATCAGCACCAGCTCCTGACCAACCCCAAGGTAAGGACGCGGGAGCTCCCGCCGCCTAACGGGGCAGGTTCGAGGCCAGCTCCCGGGTTAGACCCCAGGGGAAGATCCGGAGTGTCCTGGCCTTGCTAGAAGGAGATGGGAGGCATGAGTTGCATGCACGCATCTGTGGAGCTCCAGGGCTCCAGTCCTCAGGGTGCGTTTGCCCGCGGGGCGGTGGTACCCAGAGTCTCTCTGCAAACACTGATCTTATTAGCTCTTCTTAGGTTTCTGAGCTCCCTCCAAGCCCAGGGGCAGCACCCACAGGTTTGCCTAAACTCGGGGTGCAAAGAAAGTTAACTTTTCCATGGAACATAGCCATGGGCTAGCGGGGGAcccagctactactccagcataAGGTCAACCCGCGCCCGTGTTTGTGAACTGGCCTCGAGAACTCCCAATGACATGACCTTTGGAGAGGTTGAAGGGAATCTCTTCGCTCCTGGAAAATTCTTAGGCTTTTGCCTTTTAGTTCTAAACAGAGGTTTTTAACTTGAGGTCTAAAGATGGGCAttttggggagtggggtggggtggggatcaaCAGCAATCGGGAATCCAGTGGgaaattctgatttgtttgtgtggtgggttgggagggagggatCCTAACCACTCTGGGTGTTTGGGGGGAGACTCAGGAGCAGTAAACTTAACCGAAAATAGAAAGTCCTCGGTGAAATATACCAAGCAGCCCTTTCCTGACAACTTCTTTGTAGTcacaagcaaagagaaaagagagagagagagagagaaaatagataaAACCTGGTTAGGACTTGCAAGGAGCTtctggagagcagggagggagactcagaaaagttcccaggggGAAAAAAGCGCTTATGAAAAGCAGTGCCCTCAGTCCGGGAACTAATCGAGCTTTGCTGCGCGCCTGCTTCTGCGGGAGGGTTCTATGAtgctttggggctttttttttttcttctgcctcccactaaaggtgtgtgtgtttatttaagtTGCTGACTCTTTTTACTCGGTGAGAGCTACGCTTGAAGACGGGCAGGAAATCCTGCCCAGGAAAATGAATCCTGTGCACACCGGGAACACGTTCTGTTAAATGTGACAAGATATATAGTAATCTGAAAtctgaattaatattttaaactaGATGTGTGGAGAAACTCCAGAGTAGCTCATTAATTTGGAAAGTTGGAAGTaattactctttaaaaatatgatttgacTCCTCGTTGGAAGAGTCTCCTGGTAATGCATGAAGATTGGTTGGCCttgaaaatgaagataatatgGGGAcagtaaatatagaaataaacatttctaaTACAGAGTCTAATGTCTGAGCCCTTTGACAAGTGGTAGGGTCTCAAGGGCAGGTGCGAGTTAATCTGCTTAGTGCTTAGTAATCTAAAAAGAAGTCCAGTggttttagaaaaatgtttttttttttaaatccgaattaaataaaacaaatattttaaaaagatgtcaaGTAGTAATTTAGTGATTTAGAAGATGCTCTGAGGTTTGTCATTTAGGAGTGGGCGTAGTTGTTGAAGCCCTGCTAATTACTCTTGAGATAGTGCTTTAATCAATAATGAGTTATACATAGGCATATACGTACATATTAGTAGATGGTTGATATCTAATTTTGGCATAGACAAATTAGAATTTACCACAGAAGACAACTGCACAATTTCCAGGCAGGATCTGGCAACTCAAATAAATTGGAATCATTAGGACATTGATTCTTAAATCACTTGGAAGCAATCACAATGTTTTATGTAATactaaaattctctctctccacttgtAAATAATCTCATCTCCCCCCTCCCATACCAGTTAAGAGCTTGGCAATAGTTGCTTTGAAGAGGTATCAAGCAAAAGGTAGGCAGACTATTCACAAAATTGTCAGAACTGGAAAAACGACATTATTTTATGGTCCAGAAAGTGATGAATGACCTCTCCATCAATTTAGACAAGGTTTCCTCTGCCAAATATGCATCTTTGTCCAAATTATGATGTAGTGTAGTATTTATAGAACAAACATCACTTTTTTGTCAATTAAGTGTTCGATTTGGAAATTTTTGTAAGCATTGGATAATGGAAAAATTCGGTGTAGCCAAAATACCATGGTGGAGTCAGGTGCATAATAAGATTTAGTTTCTACGGTGTCCTTGCAAATAGGCAGTCCCTATCATCTGGTCCCAATGCACAGTGGCTACACAGAGCTATATCCTAGCTACCTTACTTTCAATTTTCCAATCTATTCCTTTCATGTCCCAGCCACTTCCGACATTCTCTCCAAATCCAACCATCACCAGAAACTGTTGGGAAATGCCTTCTCATATAAACAGAGCAAGTACTCTTCCCTGGAGTTTCCTTAAGGTATCACAGCAAAGGACCAGGAGGGAACAGATGTTACAAATACGTAACTTGTTGAGCTGTGGACCGCTGAGGAAAATGCTGACTGACTTTCCactaataatttctttaaaatatctctaAGTCCTGctccatttatttatgttttcccaTCAACTCCTTGTTTTCTGAGGGAATTGCTGTGTCTAAGTCACGTGGTATTCGAGTCAGCTAAGGACTCGGTTGGGATTAGGACCCACAGTGTGGATTAACCGTAGCATCGTCTTGAGTTTTGGAGTTAGCTTCCTCTTGCTGCTGTTCCCAACACTGCACTGTCTCTTTGTGACTCACAGGGGTGTGTGTACTAAGCCCTCTGGTCCTCGACTGTGGCTGCACTGTGGGATTACTTgggaactttaaaaataaatttttgtgcTTAGGTCTGGTTTTCAGGCACATTGATTTGGCCTTGCATGGGGCCTGAGTATATAGTTTTCCAAGCCATGCAAGTGGTTCTAATATATATCCACAAGATGAAAATCAGTGTCTTGGGAAATGCGCTCATGAAAAGCCCTGCAGGGAAAGCAGCGGATTTCAAAACAAGTTCACTGTGATTAATGTTCATGTTTTCAACATAAAAGATGTGGATGCTACTGAATATAGAAACGGGTATTAAAATCGGGACTAAGAGAAATTCTGAAGGGCAGGAAGGGAGTCATTTAAAATTAGTGTGGGAAGCTCATTTTAAATTGATtagtttaaatgaaatgaacGTGCACAATTACAAACACTTGCTTTTGCAGTTACCTACCTTGGCCGGCAAAGAAAAGATGAATTTAGGGATTGCCCTCTGCTGTGTGGTATGAGAGTGGGTGATTCGAGACAGGCTCTgtgtttaagtttttgttttgggggtttgcccctcctccccactttGATAATAAAAACCCCTAAAATCAAAGAATAAGTCTGTTTCTAAGAAACCGACGCTTTGACATTGAAAATAGAGTAGGAGGGCTTTGGGCTAGAAGAACATCCAGAAAGGCAGAAGACGGATCAACGCACTGTGGCTGCCAGCCACCTTAGCAAAGGACCTTCAGACCCACACTCATGTGCCCTGTCCCCGCACATGGAAGGGCCCGCCCCATGGCTCCTGAGGAAATTCCTGAGCTTTGGCCTGTGTATTCAGTTTGATGTATTTTCTCCTCTAAGGTGAAATCCATCAGACTGGAGCTGCATAATGACACATAATGACAATCTAAGTGGAGTTGTGCCAGCTCCTCTAGTCTTTATTTGTCCACAGAGAAGCGGCTTTCTTTGGAGGGAggttttttcctttgatgatattattaaataatacattaattatatatgattatttgttgatagatgataggtaggtaggtaggtaggtagataggtatatagataggtaggtagataaatagatagatagatgatagataaattgATAGATAGACTGATTCAGTTGAGCTTCTGGTTTCTCAAAAATCTATTGCGGCCAAAGGACAGGGCACCAAACCTTCAAGATATATCAAGATGAGCTTGCTCATTAACATAACAGTCTGTGCAATGTCTACTGCCGGGTTCCAGACCAGAACAGAGATCAAAGTTCCTCGCACTCACGGAGTTTGCGTTTTGGTGGTGCAGGAAACGGGCATAGGTAAATTTACAGTGGGATTTCCTGTATTGATAGATAGATGTTTTTAAAGTTCTGGCAGGATGAGGGCATGGCTAGTGATAGGAGAGACCCAGAGCTGCCCTTGTTACGTATAAGATGCTCACAGCAAGTGAGTATGATAAAATGCCCATTGCAGAGGCTTCACAGGGTACCCAGAGActgaaaggacagagaggaacaaGACCCACAGCTTTCTGGAGGGACATTTGTTTCCACACGCTGAACAGATAGCAGAGGCAGAGACCCTGGGCTGAGCGGCCACTGGGTCTGTTTGAAGAACAGTGGGTCCAACAGTGAGTGGGATCGGGCCATGGAGACCCAGGCATTGAGCAGAGGGAGGTGGCATTGGAGTCCTGAAGAGCTTTTGGTGTATTATAAACATGGTGGTCAAGTAAATCCTCGACACCGAGCAAAGCTCAAATATAATCAAATGACTTTTAAAGATCTGAACCATTCATCTGGCTGCTgaaagtaatgtgtgtgtgtgtgtgtgtgtgtgtgtgtgtgtgtgcgcgcgcatgcgcgcgcgcgcgcgcatgcacacacgtgctcaCTTGTGCCGACTGAGAAGTAAGAGGCCAGTGTGGACACAGGGAGCTTGAGGAACCAGAATAGGCAAAAGAGAGGGGTGGCGTAGGTGAGTGGGCACCCGTGGTGAGATTTATCGTTGAGCTGATATAGCTAATGAAGGCAAGAGGAATGGGAGAGGACCCCAAAGTTTTTTTTGACAAGTGGGGATGCCTTTGCAAAAGTGGGAGGGTTTAGACAGACGGATGTGGGTGAAAATCAAGGGTTCCATTTCACGTGCCCCTGACAGGCACACGGATGAAAATGAGCCTTTGAGTTTCTGCCCCCAAGATGATGGCCTGAGCCAGCCATTCTCAATCTTCcgaatgctgcggccctttaatacagttcctcgtggtgTGGTGACTCCCTTccataattttgctgctgttatgtaAATCGTAGCGTAAATATCCGATACTTGACCCCATAGGGGTTGCacgacccacaggtggagaaccgCTGGCCTGGCAGACGCCATATAGAACGTAAGTAACCATCAAAAAAAATGCCAAGTTCTTTAGGGAGGCGCAGATAGATGATAGGGACGTTTGTGGGGGAAAGTTAGGTAGAAAGCTTCATGGAGAAGGAGACGCTTGCCAGGGGAAGTGTCTTGGTgaggaaaaaaagtgaaaagatgaTCGGGGAGAGAAAAATACCACAAACAAAGccttgaactgtgtgtgtgtgtgtgtgtgtgtgtgtgtgtgtgtgtgtgtgtgtgtgtgtgtgtgtgttgggggtgggtcCTGGGGGATCTGCAGGTTGACTGCTATAGGGGAAAGGTGGGAAGGGAAATTGTGGCCAGTGGTGTAGtggccttgacttccctgaaGGGCTTGGTGGTCACTGGGATGCTATGGAAGGAAGACTGTCTCATGGAGGGTCACATGATCAGCCTCaacaatctgtgtgtgtgtgtcgtgttaGCCAGCGGGGTAGAACTAAGATAAGGAATCGGCAGTGTTACAACTGGGAGATTaggggcaggaaagatggctcattagTTGAGGGcgttgactgctcttccagaggacctggatttgattcctggcacccacatggcagttcacaattatCTAtcactctagttctaggggactCAACCCGCTCTTCTGGTCTGTCTGTACACCAGACATcaatgcaggcaagacacccatatacataaaataataataataataataataataataataataatttaattttttattggcaGATTATCTTGAAGTCTATATATAGTCTTGGTGTCATTGCTAGGGTCTTTCAAAGTGAAACATAGGTAGAGAAGTCAGAATAATGTA
This is a stretch of genomic DNA from Peromyscus leucopus breed LL Stock chromosome 18, UCI_PerLeu_2.1, whole genome shotgun sequence. It encodes these proteins:
- the Kcnmb4 gene encoding calcium-activated potassium channel subunit beta-4 isoform X1: MAKLRVAYEYTEAEDKSIRLGLFLIISGVVSLFIFGFCWLSPALQDLQATAANCTVLSVQQIGEVFECTFTCGTDCRGTSQYPCVQVYVNNSESNSRALLHSDQHQLLTNPKCSYIPPCKRENQKNLESVMNWQQYWKDEIGSQPFTCYFNQHQRPEDVLLHRTHDEIVLLHCFLWPVVTFVVGVLIVVLTICAKSLAVKAEAMKKRKFS
- the Kcnmb4 gene encoding calcium-activated potassium channel subunit beta-4 isoform X2, whose product is MAKLRVAYEYTEAEDKSIRLGLFLIISGVVSLFIFGFCWLSPALQDLQATAANCTVLSVQQIGEVFECTFTCGTDCRGTSQYPCVQVYVNNSESNSRALLHSDQHQLLTNPKCSYIPPCKRENQKNLESVMNWQQYWKDEIGSQPFTCYFNQHQRSEDGSQERFSFLLWGQVCLVSAAALCSPG